A single window of Archangium gephyra DNA harbors:
- a CDS encoding Fur family transcriptional regulator produces the protein MAARKNATQPKLTEYQDRLRAAGLRSTSPRVAVLRELESATSPLSHADLVEALGEEGYDRVTIYRNLTDLTEAGLVVRADLGDHVWRFELKREEKAHQGTHPHFTCTDCGSVACLPSESVRLTSTKGAPRSVAARSVDIQLRGLCDRCV, from the coding sequence ATGGCTGCCAGGAAGAACGCAACCCAGCCGAAGCTGACCGAGTACCAGGATCGCTTGCGCGCCGCGGGGCTGCGCAGCACCTCGCCCCGGGTGGCGGTGCTGCGCGAATTGGAGTCCGCCACTTCACCCCTGAGCCACGCCGATCTGGTGGAGGCGCTGGGAGAAGAGGGCTACGACCGCGTCACCATCTACCGCAACCTCACCGACCTCACCGAGGCCGGACTGGTGGTGCGGGCGGACCTGGGGGACCACGTCTGGCGCTTCGAGCTCAAGCGCGAGGAGAAGGCCCACCAGGGCACGCACCCGCACTTCACGTGCACCGACTGCGGCTCCGTGGCCTGCCTGCCCTCCGAGTCCGTCCGTCTCACGTCGACCAAGGGAGCGCCCAGGTCCGTGGCCGCCCGCTCGGTGGACATCCAGCTGCGCGGCCTGTGTGACCGCTGCGTCTAG
- a CDS encoding metallophosphoesterase translates to MALRLARRRSATQTAQAVSAPAPGSHRNHMKRNELKAIGPDPLRPDARLRWRDHFTLSENVLHVPGMHREHDGLRIAHLSDIHVGQATSAVRIRRAVAEVNARNPDLVFLTGDYVTHSPKPLPRVIELLAGFSSPVFVVLGNHDHWVDAHYLRSGFERLGYTVLQNEHRVMHLRGAPVTVLGIDDGRTHRDDVETTFRGAPESGTRLVLTHAPPTIDKLPPNGNLVQFSGHTHGGQFVVRGLTEAIFRRAGQPYIQGHYHVRGNQLYVNMGLGFGFGGPYLRRGTYPEVAFFTLRHVETASAHA, encoded by the coding sequence ATGGCCTTGAGACTCGCCCGCCGCCGTTCCGCCACCCAGACCGCCCAGGCGGTCTCCGCCCCTGCTCCCGGGTCGCACCGGAACCACATGAAGCGGAACGAGCTGAAGGCCATCGGGCCGGATCCGCTGCGGCCGGACGCGCGGCTGCGCTGGAGAGACCACTTCACGCTGTCGGAGAACGTGCTGCACGTGCCGGGCATGCACCGGGAGCACGACGGGCTGCGCATCGCGCACCTGTCGGACATCCACGTGGGCCAGGCGACGTCGGCGGTGCGCATCCGCCGGGCGGTGGCCGAGGTGAACGCGCGCAACCCGGACCTGGTGTTCCTCACGGGCGACTACGTCACGCACAGCCCCAAGCCGCTGCCGCGCGTCATCGAGCTGCTGGCCGGTTTCTCCAGCCCGGTGTTCGTGGTGCTGGGCAACCATGACCACTGGGTGGACGCGCATTACCTGCGCTCGGGCTTCGAGCGCCTGGGCTACACGGTGTTGCAGAACGAGCACCGGGTGATGCACCTGCGCGGGGCGCCGGTGACGGTGCTGGGCATCGACGATGGGCGCACGCACCGCGACGACGTGGAGACGACGTTCCGGGGCGCGCCCGAGTCGGGCACGCGCCTGGTGCTCACGCACGCGCCGCCCACCATCGACAAGCTGCCGCCCAACGGCAACCTGGTGCAGTTCTCCGGGCACACGCACGGCGGCCAGTTCGTGGTGCGCGGCCTCACCGAGGCCATCTTCCGGCGCGCCGGCCAGCCCTACATCCAGGGCCACTACCACGTGCGTGGCAACCAGCTGTACGTGAACATGGGCCTGGGCTTCGGCTTCGGCGGGCCCTACCTGCGCCGGGGCACCTACCCCGAGGTGGCCTTCTTCACCCTGCGCCACGTCGAGAC